GGATGCGGGCGACCTGCTCTTCGACGATGTTGCCGGTGGTCCAGCTGCGTTCGAGCTTGGCGCCCTTGAAGAGGAAGTTCTCCAGGACGGCCTGGCCATGGGCCGAGTGCTTGACCTCGGGGTGCCACTGGACGCCGTAGAGGCCTTTCGCCTCGTTGGCGAAGGCAGCGACGGGCGCGCCGGCGGTGCTGGCCAGGACGTCGAAGCCCTCGGGTGCTTCCTGCACGCTGTCGCCGTGGCTCATCCAGGTGTTCTGCTCCTCGGGGGTGCCTTCGAGGATGGACCGGGCGCCGCCGACGACGCGTGCGTCGGTGGACCCGTATTCCCGCAGCCCCGTCTTGGCGACCTTGCCGCCCATGGCGGCAGCCATGGCCTGGAAGCCGTAGCAGATACCGAAGACCGGCACGCCGGCTTCGAACAGGTCGGCATCAACCTTGGGGGCGCCCTCGGCGTAAACGCTTGAGGGGCCGCCGGAAAGAATAATGGCAGCCGGGTTCTTCGCCAGCAGCTGCTCGGTGCTGTAGGTGTGGGGAACCACCTCGGAGTAGACGTCTGCTTCGCGCACCCGGCGGGCAATCAACTGGGCGTACTGCGCTCCGTAGTCCACAACAAGGACGGGCCGCTCTTCAATGGGATCAGTCGCGGGATTAGTCACGTTCCAAGGATAGTCGGCCTGCCGCCGGGCATGCACACCGGCGCGGAGCCGCCGGCCCCGGGGACCGGCGGCTCAACACTGCCTTAGTAGCGCTTGGCCGCTTCAGGATGCGCTTCGAGCTCGGCCAGCACCTGCTTGTGGATGCGGCCTTCGACCACAAAGGAGAGGAACGGCACAACGCCGCCGAGCGCAATCAGGATGAACTTCGAGAACGGCCAGCGCATCAGCTGCCACAACCGGAAGTCCGAAAGCAGATACACCACGTACATCCAGCCGTGCAGGATGAGCACGCCGATGGAAAGATTCACTCCGCCGACAATGATCTCGGTGTCAAAGCCGTACTTGGCGATCATCTCCACCACGAGGGCGAGCAGCAGTACACCGGTGACGTAGGAGAAGACCTTGTAGAACTTCAGGGCCGAGCGGATCTGGGCGTGGGTACCCCCAAACCGGCGCTTCTTTTTCCTGGGTGCCTTGGCGGTGCTTGCGGATTCGGTCACTTGGTTACCTCGCTGCTGGGGTGGTCGTTTTCGGGTTCGGATGCGTCTTCATACTCGTCGTCGTACTCGTCCTCATACTCGTCATCCTCGAGGCTGCGGCGGTGCTCGTCGGCGACCAGGCGCCACCACAGGAAGACCGAGAAGCCGGCGAAAACGATCCATTCCAGGGCGTAGAAGATGTTGAGCCAGTTGACCGGGGTGTCCTCCGGCTGGGCACCCACCACCACGGTCTCCATGCTGCCCTGGTCGGCTGCTGCGCCGTCGACGGTGATCTCCGTGGCGGTGACGAACGCCGCGTAGGCGGGAGCATCCCAGAGGTTGATCAGTTCGGCGGTGGAGAGCGCGGACACGCGGCCCTCCTCGGGTGTGGCCGGCAGCGGAGCCTCGGAAGGCAGCAGGCGGCCGACGACGGCGGCGGCGCCGTCGGGTGCCTCGGTGACGTCCTCCGGATCGGAGACCCAGCCGCGGACCACCGGAATGAATTCGCCGGCGGGTGCCCCGTCGACGTTGAAGGCGGTCACGGCCCAGTAGCCCATCTCGCCGTCCTGGAGCCGCTCCTCCACGAGGACGGACCGGTCGGGGTCGAATGTCCCGGTCAGGGAGACCATCTGGTCAGCTTCGGTCTCGTACATGGGCTTGCCCGGTGTGAAGGCCTCAGTCAGCGGCCGAACGTCTTCGGTGGCCCGGGGTTCGCCGGACTCCTCCGATTCGGCACTGGAGAACTGCCATTGGCTCAACAGCACAAAGACCGTCGAGATAACGAGGGCAAAGAGCAGGCCGGCGATCCATCGCGGCTGCAGGGCAGTTTTGAGCACTCGTTAACGGTACTTCGTCAAGCTGTAGAAAACCCAATGCCCGCTCCGGGCCCAGCGGTCAAGGAAACCTCAGCACCCAGGAAGCCTCAGTGGTCAAAAAAGACGAGGGAGGAGTTGATCAGTTCGGAAATGACCTCCGCATCGTTGGCCCGGCGCAGGGAATCCCGGAAGGCCGGCCGGAACAGGGACCGGGCGAGGGTGGCCAGGACCTCCAGGTGATGGGAGAAGGAGGCCGCCGGGGTTGCGATCAGCAGGACCACGGTCGCAGGGCCGTCGGAGGCGCCGAAATCCACGCTGTGGCCATAGCGGGTGATGCCCACCGCTATGGAGGTTTCCTTGACGTAGCCACTCCGGGCATGCGGCAGGCCGATTCCGCCGGGCAGGCCGGTGGCCATTTGGTGTTCCCGGGCGCGGACCTGCTCCAGGAACCCCTCCAGATCGGTGATCCGCCCGGCCCGGTACAACCGTTCGGCCAGCTGCGCCGCGGCGTCGTACCGGTCTGCGGCTTCCATTTCGAGGA
This window of the Arthrobacter sp. zg-Y919 genome carries:
- a CDS encoding PTS sugar transporter subunit IIA — its product is MHESGAVLTEPGLVILEMEAADRYDAAAQLAERLYRAGRITDLEGFLEQVRAREHQMATGLPGGIGLPHARSGYVKETSIAVGITRYGHSVDFGASDGPATVVLLIATPAASFSHHLEVLATLARSLFRPAFRDSLRRANDAEVISELINSSLVFFDH
- a CDS encoding SURF1 family protein, with translation MLKTALQPRWIAGLLFALVISTVFVLLSQWQFSSAESEESGEPRATEDVRPLTEAFTPGKPMYETEADQMVSLTGTFDPDRSVLVEERLQDGEMGYWAVTAFNVDGAPAGEFIPVVRGWVSDPEDVTEAPDGAAAVVGRLLPSEAPLPATPEEGRVSALSTAELINLWDAPAYAAFVTATEITVDGAAADQGSMETVVVGAQPEDTPVNWLNIFYALEWIVFAGFSVFLWWRLVADEHRRSLEDDEYEDEYDDEYEDASEPENDHPSSEVTK
- a CDS encoding DUF3817 domain-containing protein — its product is MTESASTAKAPRKKKRRFGGTHAQIRSALKFYKVFSYVTGVLLLALVVEMIAKYGFDTEIIVGGVNLSIGVLILHGWMYVVYLLSDFRLWQLMRWPFSKFILIALGGVVPFLSFVVEGRIHKQVLAELEAHPEAAKRY